From Lolium perenne isolate Kyuss_39 chromosome 5, Kyuss_2.0, whole genome shotgun sequence, a single genomic window includes:
- the LOC127304774 gene encoding uncharacterized protein: protein MKATYPLLASSELGIILKQHNALGVQQANAARNNSINESTRFLDKLVEVLSATCICCSLRSLPCLVQQRPQDSHSNSSASNLFRRRVDQADSDADSSSTRSTKRCKHRGPADTAPQKDKQEMQTEQAESDSSYLTPNDKIIRHKSTRDDKIKNWASAVRDSILMYNDDTSTPRDAVLIGQTAEPPTKACAEHTHYVIDHWSALADVEYQTIAQQDKLSFLVMSIPTTDCPRLFMCHPHPRFISMTVKSITDQLVGHTCLEHELCCLIIHRLR from the exons ATGAAAGCTACATACCCACTCCTG GCATCGAGTGAGCTGGGTATCATTCTGAAGCAGCACAATGCTCTCGGTGTCCAGCAAGCAAATGCCGCCAGGAACAACAGCATAAACGAGAGCACACGCTTCCTTGACAAATTGGTTGAAGTACTGTCAGCTACATGCATTTGCTGCAGCCTCCGCTCCCTGCCCTGCTTAGTGCAGCAGAGACCTCAGGATTCCCACTCAAACTCCTCAGCGAGCAATTTGTTCAGACGCAGGGTCGACCAAGCTGATTCTGATG CTGACAGCTCATCGACAAGGAGCACAAAGAGGTGCAAGCACAGAGGACCTGCTGACACCGCGCCACAGAAAGATAAACAAGAAATGCAAACAG AGCAGGCAGAGTCTGATTCATCATACCTCACACCAAATGACAAGATCATTCGCCACAAGAGTACAAGGGATGACAAGATTAAAAACTGGGCTAGCGCTGTGCGCGACTCAATCCTGATGTATAATGACGACACAAGCACACCTCGAGATGCAGTTTTGATAGGCCAGACTGCAGAACCTCCTACCAAGGCGTGTGCTGAACACACGCACTACGTGATTGATCACTGGAGTGCATTGGCCGATGTCGAGTACCAAACAATAGCACAGCAAGACAAGTTGTCCTTTCTGGTCATGTCAATCCCGACAACAGACTGTCCAAG GCTGTTCATGTGTCACCCACACCCCAGGTTCATCTCAATGACGGTAAAATCCATCACGGACCAACTGGTTGGACACACATGTCTTGAACACGAGCTTTGCTGCCTCATTATCCACCGTCTGCGATAG
- the LOC127299723 gene encoding uncharacterized protein: MSGFYMLTEFHRYGCLGKKGYIAVTRMLADGENTWNSEGDLTRWRHPMPLEWAEEVMGGCDCLEDRRMRDMFVGAAIRYNVETCQMVWVPMMTSSGFMVLYGFDFECETLHVFDPKRCTGGRELLESIHFDICDKLLQGMADCIESCFDGWEVDQSKWKFVCHEYLNEPIASADAVLYVIHYMMYFDGVCVRRPLRNADLYGMKLRLANMVLNMPGNVGHPPENVKNPEVEDTATMSSGAEPFAA, from the exons ATGTCTGGATTTTACATGCTGACGGAGTTCCATAGGTATGGTTGCCTAGGGAAGAAGGGTTACATTGCTGTGACTAGGATGTTGGCAGATGGGGAGAATACATGGAATAGTGAGGGAGACCTGACGAGGTGGAGGCATCCGATGCCTCTCGAATGGGCA GAGGAAGTGATGGGTGGCTGTGATTGTCTTGAAGACAGAAGGATGAGGGACATGTTTGTTGGGGCAGCTATAAGATATAACGTCGAGACGTGCCAAATG GTTTGGGTACCCATGATGACAAGCAGCGGGTTCATGGTCCTGTACGGGTTTGACTTCGAGTGTGAGACCCTGCATGTGTTTGATCCGAAGAGGTGCACAGGTGGGAGGGAGCTTCTTGAATCCATCCACTTTGATATATGTGACAAGTTGCTTCAGGGCATGGCTGATTGCATAGAATCTTGCTTCGATGGTTGGGAAGTGGATCAATCGAAGTGGAAGTTTGTTTGCCATGAATATCTAAACGAGCCCATCGCAAG TGCCGATGCAGtgttgtatgtgatacactacatGATGTACTTCGATGGTGTGTGCGTTCGAAGGCCACTGCGGAAT GCTGACCTGTATGGCATGAAGCTGCGGTTGGCTAACATGGTGCTGAACATGCCTGGCAATGTTGGGCACCCTCCTGAGAATGTGAAAAATCCAGAGGTCGAGGATACGGCGACTATGAGCTCGGGTGCAGAGCCGTTTGCAGCTTGA
- the LOC127303519 gene encoding uncharacterized protein produces MQGAWPVSGGLSGRSSGSASGVVDGDVFTLPADIGRMPKCGRSTLNSAFSAKDMAFAAEEMSARELGWVFDIGLAGVAKVDMFTHFNRDHSFFLLQCVDSNNGKLVLGHGRSVPVNGSNMSSILGLKEGGSVELEHVDGPPEAEEVYDARLMLGLSLGNTEIDTVALVSIVKEEHPAEPDEYHVNRFKLAYAMLAVSVFFRPGGKRWQVPRDAYLLAAMIPDLGNINWGNYVARGIIDGSFQVQKELANRSRGHSVYGCLYALEVLYFDHVAGGAYAVNPGLLPRVMQYGAASISMLIRQDTLNLATEKVYGMFMRNFSVAPLIQSRGIRIGLGSVAPSVGRMGIGIHGVGDCGSVASGTIPAVAAPTSEHRNVQVLQVSIEDVPKLVRSTEDWLRDAMAAEEVRSKERTSKFYAALSDDIQMNDPHVIDKVDAHEKKEEWLTLFHLKKMLEHLVERGVGQYVPRLLDKLAKINSSVDGTTAGVVSACVRSGLPICDMPGAVMQGDGGLFFHQFIC; encoded by the exons ATGCAAGGGGCCTGGCCAGTTAGTGGTGGTCTCAGCGGGCGATCGTCTGGTTCGGCTAGCGGTGTAGTCGATGGGGATGTGTTCACCTTGCCGGCCGACATCGGCAGGATGCCGAAGTGTGGCCGCAGCACCTTGAACAGCGCCTTCTCGGCGAAGGACATGGCCTTTGCAGCTGAGGAGATGAGTGCTAGAGAGCTTGGGTGGGTATTTGACATTGGGCTGGCAGGGGTTGCTAAGGTTGACATGTTCACGCATTTTAACCGAGACCACTCGTTTTTCTTGCTGCAATGTGTCGACTCCAACAATGGTAAGTTAGTGCTGGGTCATGGTAGATCTGTTCCTGTAAATGGATCGAACATGAGCTCCATCCTTGGCCTGAAGGAAGGTGGATCTGTAGAACTAGAGCACGTAGACGGTCCTCCAGAGGCAGAGGAGGTGTATGATGCAAGGTTGATGCTAGGGCTGAGTCTGGGCAACACTGAGATTGACACGGTTGCTCTGGTCAGTATTGTGAAAGAAGAACACCCAGCTGAACCAGATGAGTATCATGTGAACAGATTCAAGCTAGCGTATGCGATGCTAGCtgtttctgttttcttcaggccaGGTGGTAAGAGGTGGCAGGTGCCTCGTGATGCATATCTCCTTGCGGCCATGATTCCAGACCTTGGAAACATAAACTGGGGTAATTATGTTGCTCGTGGCATCATCGATGGTTCGTTCCAAGTTCAGAAGGAGTTGGCTAACCGGAGCAGGGGTCACAGTGTGTATGGATGCCTATATGCTTTAGAG GTGCTCTACTTCGACCATGTTGCTGGTGGAGCTTATGCAGTTAACCCAGGGCTCCTTCCAAGAGTGATGCAGTATGGCGCGGCGAGTATATCGATGCTGATAAGGCAAGACACACTTAACCTTGCTACCGAGAAAGTgtatggcatgttcatg CGGAACTTCAGTGTCGCCCCGCTCATCCAGTCACGGGGCATAAGAATAGGGCTGGGGAGTGTGGCTCCGTCAGTGGGCCGTATGGGCATTGGCATCCATGGGGTCGGGGACTGTGGTAGTGTAGCAAGCGGGACAATACCGGCAGTGGCAGCACCAACCAGTGAGCATCGGAATGTACAGGTTCTGCAGGTTAGCATCGAAGACGTGCCGAAGCTAGTTAGATCG ACAGAGGATTGGCTCAGGGATGCAATGGCAGCGGAAGAAGTAAGGAGCAAGGAGCGGACATCAAAGTTCTATGCTGCTTTATCGGATGACATCCAGATGAACGATCCCCATGTGATCGACAAGGTAGATGCCCACGAAAAGAAGGAGGAGTGGTTAACGTTATTCCATCTCAAGAAGATGCTTGAGCACCTGGTTGAAAGAGGCGTCGGCCAGTATGTACCTAGACTCCTAGATAAGCTGGCGAAGATAAACAGTTCTGTTGACG GTACAACTGCAGGAGTGGTATCTGCATGTGTCCGTAGCGGTCTACCTATATGTGACATGCCAGGAGCAGTCATGCAAGGTGATGGAG GTTTATTTTTCCATCAATTTATATGTTGA